The Kluyveromyces lactis strain NRRL Y-1140 chromosome D complete sequence genome has a window encoding:
- the MRX12 gene encoding Mrx12p (weakly similar to uniprot|P47084 Saccharomyces cerevisiae YJR003C Hypothetical ORF), giving the protein MSYLVRRQFCSSSRVFDKLIKKPWSESLERVLTLESVPESFRNNKALYSLEPYELSATFKNILKQGDLTPNQRIQVHNKLIEELTKFDFAVAAIHLKELEQISGPLSVPAFIQVLENNPGRVKSSWEYFEENFSTVKLSDDALITVLNRLVNFDPIDIRDGKKVMTVTDVARSIHIINLIRDKPKISHEVWNKLIENIILSNTSVVLPKVFEIIPLQLDIPETSEELTHLQLYVLLHLKNLRDLFETEQNTFIRLFSLVGTHDTVPITEKEAQAYESFVKDFNAIGENLGLESSDLVASKIGTGSTFEEMLSFIKQAEIDKKQLSFAKMLLRYLGMHKGDTKRALEFYHEYLMAHPSHADELMYELFLSFAYQSFAHSNDKFLQVAESLIPPDSCDEHKLNVLRCLILVNSKFNVDRSLDIFNKNIQSISKEKSPITNTSDAALLCEDLVLAFLRNKDRDFAHVIFEGAAREKIIDGPTAVKRVKNILTLYGESIEEKNCTEIMDKEIERVLKSL; this is encoded by the coding sequence ATGTCATACCTTGTAAGAAGACAATTTTGTTCAAGCTCCCGGGTGTTTGACAAGCTGATAAAGAAACCATGGAGCGAATCGTTGGAAAGGGTATTAACCCTTGAGTCCGTTCCGGAAAGCTTTAGAAACAACAAAGCATTGTATTCTTTGGAACCGTATGAGCTTTCTGctactttcaaaaatattTTAAAGCAGGGTGACTTGACACCAAATCAGAGAATTCAAGTACATAATAAGTTAATCGAAGAACTGACAAAATTTGATTTCGCTGTTGCCGCTATACACctaaaagaattggagCAGATATCAGGACCTTTGTCTGTACCAGCTTTTATTCAAGTACTTGAAAATAACCCAGGAAGAGTTAAAAGTTCATGGGAGTATTTTGAAGAGAACTTTAGTACCGTAAAGCTTTCAGATGATGCTTTGATAACAGTTTTAAATCGCTTGGTCAACTTTGATCCAATCGACATTAGAGATGGCAAAAAAGTAATGACAGTCACAGATGTTGCACGCAGTATCCATATAATCAATCTCATTAGAGATAAACCCAAGATCAGTCATGAAGTTTGGAACAAATTAATTGAAAACATTATTCTCTCAAATACTTCTGTCGTATTACCTAAGgtatttgaaatcatcCCATTGCAACTCGATATTCCGGAAACATCGGAAGAACTGACGCACCTACAATTATACGTTTTACTCCATTTGAAAAACCTGAGAGATTTGTTTGAAACAGAGCAGAATACGTTTATTAGACTTTTTTCTCTTGTCGGAACACATGATACCGTTCCCATtactgaaaaagaagcacAGGCTTATGAATCGTTtgtcaaagatttcaatgcTATTGGAGAAAATTTGGGACTCGAGAGCAGTGATTTAGTGGCCTCAAAAATTGGTACGGGATCGACGTTTGAAGAAATGCTTTCTTTTATCAAACAGGCCGAGATTGATAAAAAGCAACTATCCTTTGCCAAAATGTTATTAAGATATTTAGGTATGCACAAAGGTGATACCAAAAGAGCTTTAGAGTTTTACCATGAGTATTTAATGGCCCATCCATCACATGCTGATGAATTAATGTATGAGTTATTTTTGTCGTTCGCATATCAAAGCTTTGCCCATTCTAACGATAAATTCTTACAAGTTGCCGAGTCTTTGATACCTCCAGACTCATGCGATGAGCATAAACTCAATGTTCTACGCTGTTTGATATTAGTAAACTCGAAATTCAATGTAGACCGTAGTTTGGATATCTTTAACAAAAACATTCAAAGCATAAGCAAGGAAAAGAGTCCAATAACGAACACTTCCGATGCAGCCTTGCTTTGCGAAGATCTTGTTCTGGCATTTTTGCGTAATAAAGACCGTGACTTCGCCCATGTTATATTTGAAGGTGCTGCTAGGGAAAAGATTATAGATGGCCCAACCGCAGTGAAGCGAGTTAAAAACATTTTGACACTTTATGGAGAGAGTATCgaggaaaaaaattgtaCAGAAATAATGGACAAAGAGATTGAGAGAGTGTTAAAGTCACTCTGA
- a CDS encoding uncharacterized protein (no similarity): MKVILENKRYQKEAGFPEPNSDQVNKSRGRKSNSGLPNTKGTNPLVVIMQDYKDGQVTRNPDNVKIGQISVIKQTDFGATSAGQKIALKDSHTTEAARKTLDYTGPAASLVKNNLKRTASASDERCQLLFKNCNVPASTPEAKCKKQRSGDTTNKKKLHKTFRFVNVETELRNRDQGKPTFKIKKPPTLEQKSVKQASLMGLFSSKIGKHP, translated from the coding sequence ATGAAAGtcattttggaaaataaaaGGTATCAAAAGGAAGCGGGCTTCCCAGAACCAAATTCCGACCAAGTGAATAAGAGCAGAGGTAGAAAGAGCAATTCTGGATTGCCAAATACCAAAGGTACCAATCCGCTAGTAGTCATAATGCAAGATTACAAAGATGGGCAGGTAACTCGAAATCCTGATAACGTTAAGATTGGACAAATCTCGGTAATAAAACAAACTGATTTCGGAGCCACTTCTGCTGGTCAGAAGATTGCATTGAAGGATTCACATACAACAGAAGCAGCTCGTAAGACTCTGGATTATACCGGACCGGCAGCATCATTGGTAAAGAACAATTTAAAACGCACAGCCTCTGCATCGGATGAACGCTGCCAACTTTTATTCAAGAACTGTAATGTTCCTGCTTCTACTCCTGAAGCAAAATGTAAGAAACAGCGTAGTGGTGATACTAccaacaagaagaaactgCATAAAACCTTCAGGTTCGTTAACGTTGAAACTGAATTAAGAAATCGTGATCAGGGAAAGCCAACATTTAAGATTAAAAAACCTCCCACACTGGAACAGAAAAGTGTCAAGCAAGCCAGCCTTATGGGTCTATTTTCAAGCAAGATAGGAAAGCATCCGTAA
- the NOC3 gene encoding Noc3p (similar to uniprot|Q92280 Saccharomyces cerevisiae YLR002C NOC3 Protein that forms a nuclear complex with Noc2p that binds to 66S ribosomal precursors to mediate their intranuclear transport also binds to chromatin to promote the association of DNA replication factors and replication initiation), translating into MGRKRSQKEIQERLAKRRKDADALLETGLFQTEDVEVDDRMPSKSSWDDDEQDYELKPRTLKGQDDEDAVEGLPIKRNGKVERNIIKSQRNDVRKSKEDEADNESNDEEENSKDGAASSGEEEDDNEVPDTEETIIELKETIAELVERIMEEAEENTAALTRLRKMAGSKNPNTAKFSILALVTVFKSIIPGYRIRPLTELEKKEKVTKEVARLRSFEENLVFNYKAYVDLLARLSRTPNNDTPINVNLGNIATNAAIELTSSSMHFNFRSELLTILIRRISKPNPSIDPFYHKAIKTIEGILNEDEEGNVSVEVIRLLSKVLKTRNYNVDESVINVLLSLDILHDYDPNTKTEEEFKMKLRKKDRVHLSKKEKKARKERKLIEEEMRAAEQAVSAEERERNQAEILKLTLALYLNILRSDITKLVGSVLEGLAKFGHMANFDLLGDFLVVMKELIANAELDNLSSSEVRKVLLCIVTAFSLVSNHTHMKLSMDLSSFVDALFTVLPYLSFDADIEFSHKSLRLADPLNNELVKPSVNVSTKAELLLKALDHVFFRSKSGTKQRAAAFTKRIYMALLHTPEKTSIALLKFLDKLTTKYPEVLGLYSTDDRIGNGEFRIDTDLPSRSNAEAATIWENSLLVKHYSPSVVKGVRSLFHKSQEHK; encoded by the coding sequence ATGGGTAGAAAAAGATCGCAAAAGGAGATTCAAGAAAGGCTTGcgaagagaagaaaagatgCCGATGCCCTTCTTGAGACTGGCTTGTTCCAGACTGAGGATGTTGAAGTAGACGATAGAATGCCTTCAAAATCCTCCTGGGATGACGATGAGCAAGATTACGAACTTAAACCTAGAACTCTCAAAGGtcaagatgatgaagacgcCGTAGAAGGTTTACCTATCAAGAGAAATGGTAAAGTGGAAAggaatatcatcaaatctCAAAGGAATGACGTCCGGAAATCTaaggaagatgaagcagACAATGAATCAAATGACGAGGAGGAAAATTCGAAGGATGGAGCTGCGTCGTCAggagaggaagaagatgataacGAGGTACCAGACACTGAAGAAACAATTATAGAATTAAAAGAGACAATTGCAGAATtagttgaaagaattatgGAAGAAGCCGAAGAAAATACGGCAGCATTGACACGTCTACGTAAAATGGCAGGCTCTAAAAATCCGAATACTGCCAAGTTCTCGATATTAGCATTGGTCACCGTTTTTAAAAGCATAATTCCGGGCTATAGAATTAGACCACTAACagaacttgaaaagaaagaaaaggtaACCAAAGAAGTGGCAAGATTAAgaagctttgaagaaaatcttGTCTTTAATTACAAGGCTTatgttgatcttttggCTCGCCTTTCTCGTACACCCAACAATGACACTCCAATAAATGTTAATTTGGGCAATATAGCCACCAACGCTGCAATCGAGTTAACATCTAGTTCAATGCATTTTAACTTTAGATCTGAGTTGTTGACTATATTAATCAGAAGGATATCAAAACCAAACCCATCGATTGATCCTTTCTATCATAAAGCTATaaaaacaattgaagggattttgaatgaagatgaagaaggtaACGTATCAGTTGAGGTGATCAGACTTTTATCTAAAGTTCttaaaacaagaaattataACGTTGATGAATCGGTTATTAATgtacttctttctttagATATCCTTCATGACTACGACCCGAACACTAAAACAGAGGAAGAGTTCAAAATGAAGCTAAGGAAGAAGGATAGGGTACATCTTtctaagaaagaaaagaaagctcggaaggaaagaaaattaatagaagaagaaatgagaGCTGCTGAACAAGCTGTCTctgcagaagaaagagaaaggaaTCAAGCagaaattttgaaactgACTTTGGCGCTttatttgaacattttGAGATCCGATATCACCAAACTAGTTGGTTCTGTATTGGAAGGTCTAGCGAAGTTTGGGCACATGGCTAACTTTGATCTTTTGGGTGATTTCTTGGTTGTCATGAAGGAACTCATAGCTAATGCAGAGCTTGACAACCTATCATCTTCTGAGGTGCGTAAGGTATTGCTTTGTATCGTCACAGCCTTTTCCCTAGTTTCCAATCATACTCAtatgaaattatcaatGGATCTATCATCATTTGTCGACGCGCTATTCACAGTACTACCGTATCTATCGTTCGATGCTGATATTGAATTCTCACACAAATCGCTAAGGTTGGCCGACCCCTTGAATAATGAACTCGTCAAACCATCAGTTAACGTATCAACAAAAGCAGAGTTATTGTTGAAAGCCCTTGATCATGTCTTTTTCAGATCAAAATCTGGCACTAAACAAAGAGCTGCTGCGTTCACAAAGAGAATTTACATGGCTTTGCTGCACACTCCAGAAAAAACATCAATTGCACTGCTGAAGTTTTTGGATAAACTAACTACCAAATATCCAGAAGTACTGGGTTTATACTCTACAGACGATAGAATTGGAAATGGGGAGTTCCGCATCGACACAGACTTACCAAGTAGAAGTAATGCAGAAGCAGCAACTATATGGGAAAATAGCCTTCTTGTCAAGCATTACAGTCCTTCTGTTGTAAAAGGTGTAAGATCATTATTCCATAAATCTCAAGAACATAAATAG